The Gemmatimonadaceae bacterium genomic sequence GACGCGGACTCCTCGAGATAATTGCGCGGGCGGTTCGGCTGACCGAGCACCTGCCACCAGACTCCGCTCGTGTCTTGCACCCGCGCGACCGCATCGGCGAGTTGCTGCACGATGTGGATGAGTGCCGGCCTGTTGGGATGATTCTTCGGCATGTAGTCGAGCACGTCGACTGCCGCCATGAGATACCAACCGACCGCCCGGCCCCAAATGTTCTTCGATCGTCCGGTCGTGGGATCGGCCCACGGTTGCCGATGCGCCGAGTCCCAGGCGTGGTAGTAGAGTCCAGTCGACGAATCGCGGAGGTGCCGCGCGACGAGCAGGAATTGGCGCGAGACGTCGGTCATCGCCGCCGTGTCGGCGTGGCGCTGCGCGTATTGCGCGTAGAAGGGCTCGGCCATGTACAAGCCGTCGAGCCACATCTGCTCGGGGTAGATCTGCTTGTGCCAGAAGCCGCCGCCGGCGGTTCGCGGCTGGGCAGAGAGCTGCGCGCGCAGCTGGTCGGCGGCACGCTGGTACCGCGGGTCATGGGTCGCGTCCGAGAGCGCGAAGAGAACGCGACCCTCGTTGATCTGGTCGAGGTTGAAGTCGGCCTGGCGATACGTCTTGATCGTGCCGTCCGGCATGACGAGAGAGTCGATGCTGCGCTTCACGTAGTCGGCCAGGCGCGCGTCGCCCGTCTGCGCGGCGAGCCGCTGTGTCGCGAGAAGCACGAGGCCCGCGGTGTAATCCCACCTGTCAAAGACGGCGACCGGGCTTCGCCGCATGACGGATTGCGCGACGCGCAGCGACCACGCTTGCTGGCCGGCCGGATTCTGCCGCGCCGGGCTCTGCGTCTGCGCCAACGCAGGCAGCGCGAGCGCGATCACCAGCGCGCGACTGTTCACCGCACCGGCGCTCCGTTGATCGTCGTGCCCGCGGTATCGAGTCCGTTCACGTGCTCCAGCACGTTCCCGTTCTCGACGCCACCGAAGTGGCAGTCGACGACGCGCACCCGTTCGATCGGCGCGTTGGCGAAGCCTCGTAGGTAGAGACCGTACTTGCTCTCGCGGCTCGTGACGTTCCGCATAGCGATGTCGCGCGCGATCGGTGTGAACGAGCCCTTTGCGCCCTCTTCGTAGGTGAAGTCGATCGAGAGCACGGCGTTGGCCAGCTGTCCCACCGTGACGTCGCGCATGTAGATGTCGCGAACCACGCCTCCGCGCATCGCGTTGTTCTTGATGCGCAGCACGTTGTCCAGACGCGGGCTGTCCATGCGGCAATCGTGGGCGAACACGTTCCAGCACCCGCCCGAGATCTCGCTCCCGATCGTGACGCCGCCGTGACCGTCGCGCATCTCGCAGTTGCGGACGATGATGTTCTGGCTCGGTGTCTTCACCCTGCGGCCGTCGGCGTTGCGCCCCGACTTGATCGCGATGCAGTCGTCGCCGGTGTTGAACACGCAGCGCTCGATCAACACGTCGCGGCTCGACTCAGGATTGCAGCCGTCGTTGTTCGGCCCGAGGCTGGAGATCTTCACGCCGCGCACCGTGACGTTCTCGCACAACACGGGATTGATCTCCCACATCGGCGAATTCACGATCGACACGTTCTCGATCAGCACGTTGCGGCAGCGGTACGGCTGGATGAACGGCGGGCGGAGATAGTCGCCCTCGCCGAACCGGCGTCGCTCGACCGCTTCGCCGCGCTCGGCCATCTCGAGCAGCCGTTGACGCGACGCGTTGTAGTTCGGAGCGCCGCGCGACCAACCGAAGTCCGCCGATCCCTTCCACGGCCACCAGTGCGCACGATCGGCCTGGCCGTCGAGCGTGCCCTCGCCCGTGATCGCGACGTTCTGCTGATCGAACGCATAGATGAACGGCGAATAGTTCATCAGCTCCGTGCCCTCGAACCGCGTCAGCACGGCGGGCAGGTAGCGGCGCGGATCACGGTCGAAGAGCAGCGTCGCGTCGCGCACGACGTGCAGCTCGACGTTGCTCCGGAGATGAATCGGCCCCGTCGCGAAGCGCCCCGCCGGCACGACGACGCGTCCACCACCGGCGCTCGTGCAGGCCGCGATCGCGCGACCGATCGCCTGC encodes the following:
- a CDS encoding glycoside hydrolase family 88 protein, coding for MNSRALVIALALPALAQTQSPARQNPAGQQAWSLRVAQSVMRRSPVAVFDRWDYTAGLVLLATQRLAAQTGDARLADYVKRSIDSLVMPDGTIKTYRQADFNLDQINEGRVLFALSDATHDPRYQRAADQLRAQLSAQPRTAGGGFWHKQIYPEQMWLDGLYMAEPFYAQYAQRHADTAAMTDVSRQFLLVARHLRDSSTGLYYHAWDSAHRQPWADPTTGRSKNIWGRAVGWYLMAAVDVLDYMPKNHPNRPALIHIVQQLADAVARVQDTSGVWWQVLGQPNRPRNYLEESASAMFTYSFAKGARMGYLAPKYHALATRAFDGMLRQFVTTDADGLVSIRGICKVAGLGGNPPRDGTYEYYVSEPVVSDDYKGIGAFMLAAIELGR
- a CDS encoding glycoside hydrolase family 28 protein — protein: MTTRRDFLRALGAGAAVMTPLGAAGCNASPTPSPRPSADRGWELVPEILARIKPPVFPDREFDITRFGAVGDGRTDATQAIGRAIAACTSAGGGRVVVPAGRFATGPIHLRSNVELHVVRDATLLFDRDPRRYLPAVLTRFEGTELMNYSPFIYAFDQQNVAITGEGTLDGQADRAHWWPWKGSADFGWSRGAPNYNASRQRLLEMAERGEAVERRRFGEGDYLRPPFIQPYRCRNVLIENVSIVNSPMWEINPVLCENVTVRGVKISSLGPNNDGCNPESSRDVLIERCVFNTGDDCIAIKSGRNADGRRVKTPSQNIIVRNCEMRDGHGGVTIGSEISGGCWNVFAHDCRMDSPRLDNVLRIKNNAMRGGVVRDIYMRDVTVGQLANAVLSIDFTYEEGAKGSFTPIARDIAMRNVTSRESKYGLYLRGFANAPIERVRVVDCHFGGVENGNVLEHVNGLDTAGTTINGAPVR